A DNA window from Verrucomicrobiia bacterium contains the following coding sequences:
- a CDS encoding glycosyltransferase family 2 protein, which produces MPESAPELSFVIPCHNEEGNLRPLVTAIRSATEPLQRSFEIIVTDDFSTDRSWAVLQELGREDGRVRGLKFAHNCGQSAAMFAGMRAARGRYIITLDADLQNDPRDIPLLLAGLDKADCVCGTRVEARSQGDGFVRIASSRIANWIRNQLSGETISDAGCCFRAFKRECVQELKFFKGMHRFLPTLFKIDGFTVTEIPIRHNPRASGQAHYGVWNRLFASFYDLLAVRWMKKRMFRYKVAETLN; this is translated from the coding sequence ATGCCTGAATCGGCTCCCGAACTCAGCTTCGTGATTCCCTGCCACAACGAGGAAGGGAATCTGCGCCCGCTTGTTACTGCGATTCGTAGCGCCACAGAACCTCTGCAACGATCGTTCGAAATCATTGTCACCGACGATTTCAGCACCGACAGGTCATGGGCTGTTCTCCAGGAACTGGGCCGCGAGGACGGGCGGGTCCGAGGTTTGAAGTTCGCGCACAACTGCGGGCAGTCAGCGGCCATGTTTGCCGGGATGCGGGCGGCGCGTGGAAGATACATCATCACGCTCGATGCTGACCTGCAGAACGATCCACGGGACATCCCGCTGCTGCTGGCTGGCTTGGACAAGGCGGACTGCGTTTGCGGAACACGCGTCGAGGCGCGGAGCCAGGGGGACGGGTTCGTGCGCATTGCTTCTTCGCGCATCGCCAACTGGATTCGCAACCAGCTTTCTGGCGAAACAATCAGCGACGCCGGGTGTTGCTTCCGCGCGTTCAAAAGGGAATGCGTTCAGGAGCTTAAATTCTTCAAGGGCATGCACCGCTTCCTGCCGACGCTCTTCAAAATCGACGGGTTCACCGTCACAGAAATTCCCATTCGCCACAATCCGCGCGCGAGCGGCCAGGCTCATTATGGCGTATGGAATCGGCTGTTCGCATCCTTCTACGATCTGCTGGCGGTTCGCTGGATGAAGAAGCGTATGTTTCGCTACAAAGTCGCGGAGACGTTGAACTGA